Proteins from one Mycobacterium adipatum genomic window:
- a CDS encoding TetR/AcrR family transcriptional regulator has protein sequence MVRPAQTARSERTREALRQAAMVRFLAQGVEDTSAEQIAADAGVSLRTFYRHFSSKHDLLFVDYDAGLEWFRTALANRSPQESIVESVHSAILQSPYDVDAVAKIAELRADELDPGRIVRHIRQVEASFAEVVEEHLRHDDPPAPGSDAALRVTVAARCIAAAVFGAMEVWMLAEERSLPELARLCRTALDSLESGVIPTP, from the coding sequence ATGGTTCGGCCCGCTCAGACTGCGCGCAGTGAGCGCACCCGCGAGGCGCTGCGCCAGGCGGCCATGGTCCGGTTCCTCGCCCAGGGGGTGGAGGACACCTCGGCCGAACAGATCGCCGCGGATGCGGGCGTCTCGCTGCGGACCTTCTACCGGCACTTCTCGTCCAAGCACGATCTGCTGTTCGTCGACTACGACGCCGGACTGGAGTGGTTCCGCACCGCCCTGGCCAACCGCTCCCCGCAGGAATCGATCGTGGAGTCGGTGCACTCGGCGATCCTGCAATCCCCGTACGACGTGGACGCCGTGGCCAAGATCGCCGAGCTGCGCGCCGACGAGCTCGACCCCGGCCGCATCGTGCGCCACATCCGCCAGGTCGAGGCCTCGTTCGCCGAGGTGGTCGAGGAACATCTGCGACACGACGATCCACCGGCGCCCGGCTCGGATGCCGCGCTGCGCGTCACCGTTGCGGCGCGCTGTATCGCCGCAGCGGTGTTCGGTGCGATGGAGGTGTGGATGCTGGCCGAGGAGCGGTCGCTGCCGGAGCTCGCCAGGCTGTGCCGGACGGCGCTGGACTCGCTGGAATCCGGAGTGATCCCCACGCCATAG
- a CDS encoding YdcF family protein, producing the protein MSHSFGDEKRSRLKAVIGAVLVALAFACGAAPQAAAQPAGKDFTKPAIVILGYGLTPDGWMRPILYTRVLTGLAVAQAFPQSPIIVTGGNPRNGRTEAGEMRNLLRLLGFPANRIIVEDKANSTVQNAQFSVPLAEKADTSGIILVTSSTHQDRADGNFADAGANVLATVSFPDGSPQTNITQFIRDVLSPLTPIG; encoded by the coding sequence GTGTCGCACTCATTCGGGGATGAAAAGCGCAGTCGTCTGAAGGCCGTCATCGGCGCGGTGCTCGTCGCGCTGGCGTTCGCCTGTGGTGCCGCGCCGCAGGCCGCAGCGCAACCGGCCGGCAAGGACTTCACCAAGCCCGCCATCGTCATCCTCGGGTACGGCCTCACCCCGGACGGCTGGATGCGACCGATTCTCTACACCCGGGTGTTGACCGGCCTCGCCGTCGCGCAGGCCTTTCCGCAGTCCCCGATCATCGTCACCGGCGGCAACCCGCGCAACGGGCGCACGGAGGCCGGGGAGATGCGCAACCTGCTGCGGCTGCTCGGTTTCCCCGCAAACCGGATCATCGTCGAGGACAAGGCCAACAGCACGGTGCAGAACGCTCAGTTCTCCGTGCCGCTGGCCGAGAAGGCCGATACCTCGGGGATCATCCTGGTGACGTCCTCGACGCACCAGGATCGCGCCGACGGGAACTTCGCCGACGCGGGCGCCAATGTGCTGGCCACGGTGAGCTTCCCGGACGGCAGCCCGCAGACGAACATCACCCAGTTCATCCGCGACGTGCTCAGCCCGCTGACCCCCATCGGCTGA
- a CDS encoding TetR/AcrR family transcriptional regulator: MTTDAATGDFRARLLAAFEASIAEDGYAKTTIADIVRRARTSRRTFYEHFSSKDECFMALLAEANADQVRSIAAAVDPEAPWQRQARQAIEAWIASGESRPDLTLSWIRDGPSLGAAGRDLTRESMEHFIDMVTALVDSAQFRAAGIGPVSRQRIIMLLGGLRELTAITVENGGTLSDITEEAVDATIALFTPR; this comes from the coding sequence GTGACGACGGACGCTGCTACGGGAGACTTCCGGGCCCGACTGCTGGCGGCGTTCGAGGCGTCGATCGCCGAGGACGGCTACGCCAAGACGACGATCGCGGACATCGTGCGCCGGGCCCGAACCTCGCGCCGGACGTTCTACGAGCACTTCTCCAGCAAGGACGAGTGCTTCATGGCGCTGCTCGCCGAGGCCAATGCCGACCAGGTCCGGTCCATCGCTGCCGCCGTCGACCCCGAGGCGCCTTGGCAGCGGCAGGCCCGCCAGGCCATCGAGGCCTGGATCGCCTCCGGGGAGTCCCGGCCCGATCTCACGCTCAGCTGGATTCGGGACGGACCTTCGCTGGGTGCGGCGGGACGCGACCTCACCCGCGAATCCATGGAGCACTTCATCGATATGGTCACCGCGCTGGTCGACAGCGCGCAGTTCCGCGCCGCCGGGATCGGCCCGGTCTCGCGGCAGCGGATCATCATGCTGCTGGGTGGCCTTCGTGAGCTCACCGCCATCACCGTCGAGAACGGCGGCACGTTGAGCGATATCACCGAAGAGGCGGTCGACGCCACGATTGCCTTGTTCACGCCGCGCTGA